In a single window of the Elaeis guineensis isolate ETL-2024a chromosome 4, EG11, whole genome shotgun sequence genome:
- the LOC105043004 gene encoding receptor-like protein EIX1, with translation MSSDPYNRRSLIMEHVMLIGILLCVGVIPFCLCLDSEDGSKVGGSCIELERRALLAIRADIYDPGEWLSSWTGQDCCQWRGVGCDNTTGQVVTLDLKYPSGYDLILGTGKILEPSKVNPSISGLIHLRYLDLSMNNFSFAPIPEFIGSLMHLEYLNLSKAWFSGSVPRQIGNLSSLHYLDLGGGYLFLDKWYGFAEYYPIALRVNDLQWLSRITSLQYLDLSFADLSMASNWLHEINMHPSLLALKLFATRLPGIPSTLQHVNFTSLTVLDLSYNAISTVPHWLLNISSLVQLDLQGCSFHGRISTVADMLGNLNHLKHLDFCQNQITGGISQSLWNNTHLEYLDLSGNQITGHAAKIFGNLSQLTFLALVGNQISGEISESMGNLSHLEALYLSENRISGEVPKGMGDLLNLEELDLSYNQIKGCIPEEILENSSQLRRLFLRGNQISGEIPKSMWNLLNLELLDLSSNQISGWIPETIGNLVHLQLLNLSFNNITGQIPESLGKLSELKTLDLSSNSFTGYLTEVHFSNLTRLDFLGLSYNSLNIISSDSWIPSFNALFIYMSSCNVGPKFPAWLRTQTNLFMLKLNEAGISDKIPSWFWKMDINHLNLSHNCMEGQLPSSLGSHIYAYLDLSSNCFSGPIPNLKAQYMILSNNSFSGPISLSFLNSPMVLSLSHNHLNGSMPQLHFNRTFLRVLDLSNNELSEGFPDSWICNWTFLEVLDLSNNKLSGGFPDCWSQPHLGIFDVPKNRKVEDNSSILAYPIKLQSLHMRNNRLSGKFPSFLRFCKNLVVLDLGENRFSGNIPTWIGESLSSLRVLRLRSNSFNGNIPMQILSLSSLQVLDLACNNFSGNLPSSFGNFSTLAEIQERSRPMLGMITMSFYHESLLIITKGLELEYTSVLLLVTSIDLSHNNLSGEIPNEMTNLHGLHFLNLSGNHFIGKISENICDMRQLESLDLSMNNLSGQIPQTMLALNYLSNLNLSYNNLSGRIPSGNQFLTFNDPSIYIGNHYLCGQPLPECPISASAHQEEEEVDEDDYETIWIYGSSALGFVIGFWGFVGMMLVKKDVRIAYLRFLDRICDYIYLEAAKKFARLKLVMRKSSHKHG, from the coding sequence ATGTCCAGTGATCCATACAATCGGAGATCCCTCATTATGGAGCACGTCATGCTGATTGGGATCCTCCTATGCGTGGGAGTCATCCCATTCTGCCTCTGCCTGGACAGTGAAGATGGCTCCAAGGTGGGGGGCAGCTGCATAGAGCTCGAAAGGAGAGCTCTCCTTGCCATTAGAGCAGATATCTATGATCCTGGTGAGTGGCTTTCTTCTTGGACGGGCCAAGACTGTTGCCAGTGGAGGGGTGTTGGCTGTGACAACACCACCGGTCAGGTGGTAACGCTTGACCTCAAATACCCATCTGGTTATGATCTGATATTGGGAACTGGAAAAATCCTTGAACCAAGTAAGGTAAATCCTTCTATATCTGGCTTGATACATTTGAGGTATTTGGATTTGAGCATGAACAACTTTTCTTTTGCACCCATCCCTGAGTTCATTGGTTCTCTTATGCACTTGGAGTACCTTAACCTCTCCAAGGCTTGGTTCAGCGGATCCGTTCCTCGCCAGATTGGAAATCTCTCGAGCTTGCACTATCTAGATCTTGGGGGTGGGTACCTTTTTCTTGACAAATGGTATGGGTTCGCTGAATATTATCCAATAGCTCTACGTGTTAATGACCTTCAATGGCTCTCCAGAATCACTTCTCTGCAATACCTTGACTTGAGTTTTGCTGACCTCTCCATGGCATCAAATTGGCTTCATGAAATCAACATGCACCCTTCTCTATTGGCCTTGAAATTATTTGCTACCAGGCTTCCTGGTATTCCTTCTACTCTACAGCATGTAAACTTCACTTCTCTCACCGTGCTCGATCTCTCTTACAATGCTATTTCTACCGTCCCCCATTGGCTACTTAATATTAGCAGCCTTGTTCAACTTGATCTCCAAGGTTGTTCATTTCATGGGAGGATATCAACTGTAGCAGATATGTTGGGGAATCTCAACCATCTAAAGCATTTGGATTTCTGTCAGAACCAAATTACTGGAGGCATTTCACAATCTTTGTGGAATAATACGCACCTGGAGTATTTAGATTTATCTGGAAACCAAATTACTGGGCATGCTGCAAAAATATTTGGGAATCTTAGCCAACTGACGTTCTTGGCATTGGTTGGCAATCAAATTAGCGGTGAAATTTCAGAAAGCATGGGAAATCTTAGCCATCTAGAGGctttatatttgtctgaaaatagAATTAGCGGAGAAGTCCCAAAAGGCATGGGGGACCTCCTCAACTTGGAGGAATTGGATTTGTCCTATAACCAGATCAAAGGATGTATACCAGAAGAAATATTGGAGAATTCTAGCCAACTGAGGCGCTTATTTTTGAGAGGCAATCAAATTAGTGGAGAAATACCAAAAAGCATGTGGAACCTCCTCAACTTGGAGCTATTGGATTTGTCCTCTAATCAAATCAGTGGATGGATACCAGAAACTATTGGAAACTTGGTTCACTTGCAGCTATTAAATTTGTCATTTAATAATATTACCGGGCAAATACCAGAAAGTTTGGGCAAGTTATCTGAACTCAAAACGTTGGATTTGTCTTCCAACTCCTTCACAGGATACTTGACTGAAGTGCACTTTTCCAACCTCACAAGATTAGATTTTTTGGGTCTATCTTACAACTCCTTGAACATAATCTCAAGTGACAGTTGGATTCCTTCTTTCAATGCTTTGTTTATTTACATGAGCTCTTGCAATGTGGGACCTAAATTTCCGGCCTGGCTTCGAACCCAGACAAATTTGTTTATGTTGAAACTAAATGAAGCTGGAATTTCAGACAAGATTCCATCATGGTTCTGGAAGATGGATATAAATCACCTCAATTTATCGCATAATTGTATGGAAGGACAGCTACCAAGTTCTCTAGGGAGCCATATTTATGCATATCTTGACCTGAGCTCCAATTGCTTTTCTGGTCCAATACCTAATCTGAAGGCTCAGTACATGATTCTCTCCAATAATTCTTTTTCTGGACCCATTTCCTTGAGCTTTTTGAATAGCCCTATGGTACTCTCTTTATCCCACAACCATTTAAATGGAAGTATGCCGCAGTTGCATTTTAATCGGACTTTCTTGAGGGTCCTTGACCTCTCCAATAATGAGTTATCTGAAGGATTTCCAGATAGCTGGATTTGCAATTGGACTTTTTTAGAGGTTCTTGACCTCTCCAATAATAAGTTATCTGGAGGATTTCCAGACTGCTGGAGTCAACCACATCTAGGAATCTTTGATGTtccaaaaaatagaaaagtagaAGATAATTCCAGCATATTGGCATATCCTATTAAACTCCAATCTTTGCACATGAGGAATAATCGATTATCTGGTAAATTTCCTtccttcctgagattttgtaaaAATTTGGTTGTTCTTGATCTTGGTGAAAATAGATTCTCGGGCAATATACCCACATGGATTGGAGAAAGCCTCTCATCTCTAAGAGTACTTCGTCTAAGATCGAATTCTTTTAATGGTAATATCCCAATGCAAATATTGAGTTTGTCTTCTCTTCAGGTTTTGGACTTAGCATGCAATAATTTTTCTGGAAATCTGCCATCATCCTTTGGAAATTTTTCTACACTGGCTGAGATACAAGAAAGAAGCCGACCCATGCTAGGTATGATCACGATGTCATTTTACCATGAGAGTCTATTGATAATTACAAAAGGATTAGAACTTGAGTACACTAGTGTGCTTTTATTGGTTACAAGCATTGACCTATCACATAATAATCTTTCTGGAGAGATCCCTAATGAAATGACAAATCTTCATGGATTGCATTTCTTGAACTTGTCTGGGAATCATTTCATTGGAAAAATTTCAGAAAATATTTGTGACATGAGGCAGTTGGAATCACTCGATTTATCAATGAACAATCTTTCTGGCCAAATTCCCCAAACCATGCTTGCTTTGAATTACTTAAGCAACTTGAACTTGTCATATAACAACTTGTCGGGAAGAATTCCATCAGGGAATCAGTTTCTAACCTTCAATGATCCCTCCATCTATATCGGCAATCATTATCTTTGTGGACAGCCCTTGCCAGAATGCCCTATTAGTGCATCTGCAcatcaagaagaggaagaagtagaTGAAGATGACTATGAGACGATATGGATTTATGGTAGCTCGGCATTGGGATTTGTCATTGGATTTTGGGGTTTTGTTGGCATGATGTTAGTCAAAAAGGATGTTAGGATTGCTTATCTTCGATTCCTTGACAGAATATGTGATTATATTTATTTAGAAGCAGCAAAAAAGTTTGCCAGGTTGAAGCTTGTCATGAGGAAGAGCAGCCACAAGCATGGCTAA
- the LOC140857309 gene encoding ruBisCO large subunit-binding protein subunit alpha, chloroplastic-like → MRWTTLAAYKPNDCPMQTGYAWLTLALVAPAALIAHNAGVEGEVVVEKIKDSEWEVGHNAMADKYENLLEAGVIDPAKVTRCALQNAASVAAMVLTTQAIVVEKAQTKGTGS, encoded by the exons ATGCGGTGGACGACTCTTGCCGCCTACAAACCCAATGACTGTCCAATGCAAACTGGCTATGCCTGGTTAACATTG GCACTGGTGGCACCTGCTGCGTTAATAGCACATAATGCGGGTGTGGAAGGAGAAGTGGTGGTGGAGAAGATTAAGGATAGCGAGTGGGAGGTTGGCCACAATGCAATGGCTGACAAGTATGAGAATCTCTTAGAAGCTGGTGTAATTGACCCTGCAAAAGTGACAAGGTGTGCACTGCAGAATGCTGCGTCGGTTGCTGCAATGGTCCTAACAACACAGGCCATTGTTGTGGAGAAAGCCCAAACCAAAGGCACCGGTAGCTGA